The Streptomyces sp. NBC_00454 DNA segment CCCCGTTCAACTTCACGGCCATCGCCGGCAACCTGCCGACTGCCCCCGCCCTGATGGGCAACGTGGTCGTCTGGAAGCCCTCCCCGACGCAGACCCACTCCGCGGTCCTCCTCATGGAGCTGCTGGAAGCGGCCGGCCTGCCCAAGGGCGTCATCAACCTGGTGACCGGCGACGGCATCGCCGTCTCCGACGTGGCGCTGACCCACCCGGAGCTCGCGGGCATCCACTTCACCGGTTCGACCAAGACCTTCCAGTACCTGTGGAAGACGGTCGGCACCAACATCGAGAAGTACAAGTCCTACCCGCGCCTCGTCGGCGAGACCGGCGGCAAGGACTTCGTCGTCGCGCACCCGTCCGCGGACCGCGCGATCCTCAAGACCGCCCTGACCCGCGGTTCCTTCGAGTACCAGGGCCAGAAGTGCTCGGCGTCCTCGCGCGCCTACGTCCCGGCCTCGATCTGGAACGACGGCTTCAAGGAGGCCTTCGCGGCCGAGGTCGACGGCATCACCATGGGCGACGTCCGCGACCTGACGAACTTCATCGGCGCGGTCATCGACGAGCGCTCCTTCGCGAAGAACAAGGCCGCCATCGACCGGGCCATCGCCGACCCGACCTGCGAGATCGTCGCGGGCGGCACGTACGACGACTCCAAGGGCTACTTCGTCCGCCCGACCGTCATCGCGTGCACCGACCCGTCGAACGAGGTCTTCACGACCGAGTACTTCGGCCCGATCCTGGCGATCCACGTCTACGAGGACGCCGAGTTCGACGCGATGCTGGAGCAGATGGAGTCCGTCTCGGCGTACGCCCTGACCGGCGCCGTCATCGCGCAGGACCGCTACGCGGCCGCCGACGCGATGGAGAAGCTCCGCTTCGCGGCGGGCAACTTCTACATCAACGACAAGTCGACCGGCGCCGTCGTCGGCCAGCAGCCCTTCGGCGGCGGCCGCGCCTCGGGCACCAACGACAAGGCGGGCGCGGCGACCAACCTGCAGCGCTGGACCTCGACCCGCTCCATCAAGGAGACCCTGGTCCCGCCGACCGAGTACGGCTACCCCCACATGGGCTGACCCCAGCCCCGCTGAACCCCGCCCCCGCTCCGGTACCCCCAAGTCCGGAGCGGGGGCGGTTTCCATTTCCCGGCGGCCGCGGCCCTACGGGACGAGCACCACCTTGCCGAGGTTGCGGCGCTGCTCGATCAGAGCGTGCGCCCGGGCCGCCTCGGCGAGGGGGATCTCCTCGTGCACGGCGGTGCGCAGGGTGCCCGCGTCGCGCAGTTCCCACAGCTCGCGCCGCCAGCGCTCGTACAGCGCGGGCTTGCCGGTGGCGATCGCCCGCATCTGGAAGCCGATCACCGAGGCACCGCGGAGCAGGAGCTCGTACGCCTCGACCGTGCCGCCGCCCGAGCCGAAGGCCACAAGCCGGCCGCCGGTGGCCAGCGCCCGGACGGCGGGGCCGAGCAGGTCTCCGCCGACGCCGTCGAGGATC contains these protein-coding regions:
- the pruA gene encoding L-glutamate gamma-semialdehyde dehydrogenase; the protein is MDAVTQVPAPVNEPVHSYAPGTPERARLETQLKQLSENPIDLPMTINGVKRMGGGERFDVVQPHDHKSVIGTYANATQADAQEAVDAALAAAPAWRAMSFDDRAAIILRAAELLSGPWREKLAASTMLGQSKTAQQAEIDTPCELVDFWRFNVHFARQILAEQPGANSAGVWNRSDHRPLEGFVYAITPFNFTAIAGNLPTAPALMGNVVVWKPSPTQTHSAVLLMELLEAAGLPKGVINLVTGDGIAVSDVALTHPELAGIHFTGSTKTFQYLWKTVGTNIEKYKSYPRLVGETGGKDFVVAHPSADRAILKTALTRGSFEYQGQKCSASSRAYVPASIWNDGFKEAFAAEVDGITMGDVRDLTNFIGAVIDERSFAKNKAAIDRAIADPTCEIVAGGTYDDSKGYFVRPTVIACTDPSNEVFTTEYFGPILAIHVYEDAEFDAMLEQMESVSAYALTGAVIAQDRYAAADAMEKLRFAAGNFYINDKSTGAVVGQQPFGGGRASGTNDKAGAATNLQRWTSTRSIKETLVPPTEYGYPHMG